One segment of Corynebacterium atrinae DNA contains the following:
- a CDS encoding ATP-binding cassette domain-containing protein — translation MTTPLIHARGLSVGYGRGQVVSDLDFSLAAGQVHGLIGPNGAGKTTLLRALAGRLLVDGRLTVFGAAPFDNPVVLDRTVLAGIDAPLPEGWNLEKVCVVGAARHRGWRAERAEELARRFEVPRHTSYSQLSRGQKSAASIVYACASGCELMLLDEPYLGFDAGKREAFYRTLREEMETQPRTIVMSTHHLHESERLLDSILFIDSGCVRINGPVGDIAERIIELTGPAEEIDHVLNRLGVRELSRTDMSLGSRSIVDLREKPELIDAVFDLACHNGGRVRVAEVTLEKAVAALGEEER, via the coding sequence ATGACCACCCCGCTGATCCATGCCAGAGGCCTCTCCGTCGGATACGGCCGCGGCCAGGTCGTCTCCGATCTGGACTTCTCACTTGCCGCTGGCCAGGTCCACGGCCTCATCGGCCCCAACGGTGCCGGTAAAACCACCCTCCTCCGCGCCCTCGCCGGGCGCCTGCTTGTCGACGGCCGCCTCACCGTCTTCGGTGCCGCGCCCTTCGACAATCCAGTTGTCCTGGATCGCACCGTCCTGGCCGGTATCGACGCTCCGCTTCCTGAGGGATGGAATCTAGAGAAAGTATGCGTGGTTGGCGCGGCCCGCCACCGGGGTTGGCGGGCTGAACGCGCCGAGGAACTCGCTCGGCGCTTCGAGGTACCCCGCCACACCTCATATTCCCAGCTCTCTCGCGGCCAAAAATCCGCCGCTTCCATTGTTTATGCCTGCGCAAGCGGTTGTGAACTCATGCTGCTCGACGAACCCTACCTCGGCTTCGATGCCGGCAAGCGGGAGGCCTTCTACCGCACCCTCCGCGAAGAAATGGAAACTCAGCCCCGCACCATCGTCATGTCGACACATCACTTGCATGAATCGGAGCGCCTTCTCGACAGCATCCTCTTCATCGACTCGGGTTGTGTCCGTATAAACGGCCCAGTGGGAGACATCGCCGAGCGCATCATCGAGCTAACCGGACCCGCCGAGGAGATCGATCACGTGCTCAATCGACTAGGCGTGAGGGAGCTATCTCGAACCGATATGAGTTTGGGCAGCCGAAGCATCGTCGACCTCCGCGAGAAACCAGAGCTTATCGACGCCGTCTTCGATCTCGCCTGCCACAATGGCGGTCGCGTGCGCGTCGCTGAGGTCACCCTCGAGAAGGCGGTCGCAGCTCTGGGTGAGGAGGAGAGATGA
- a CDS encoding GntR family transcriptional regulator, producing the protein MDDSTAPLFRQIANLIEDSIVDGNLPAGSRAPSTNELAEFHQINPATARKGITLLVESGVLEKKRGIGMFVTDKARDIILARRSEEFAASYLVPLIDEAVKLDITRTDIHRLIDAVAESRGLYR; encoded by the coding sequence ATGGACGACTCGACGGCCCCGTTGTTTCGACAGATCGCCAACCTCATCGAAGATTCCATCGTCGATGGCAACCTACCTGCCGGCTCCCGTGCCCCCTCAACCAACGAACTGGCCGAGTTTCACCAGATCAACCCGGCGACTGCGCGGAAAGGCATCACCCTCCTCGTCGAAAGCGGGGTGCTGGAAAAGAAACGCGGTATCGGCATGTTCGTCACCGACAAGGCTCGTGACATCATTCTCGCGCGCCGCAGCGAGGAGTTCGCCGCCTCCTACCTGGTCCCGCTTATCGACGAGGCCGTCAAGCTCGACATCACCCGCACCGACATCCACCGACTCATCGACGCCGTTGCAGAAAGCCGAGGTCTCTACCGATGA
- a CDS encoding NYN domain-containing protein, translated as MLERTLVLVDTSYLLASFYNSWETGARAQLEIDLPEVVNVLDSMVQNQLRQPIHRQLWYDGIPDNGPHRYQRALRTCDGVQLRAGQLIEWGERRTQKAVDTRLVADMVAAAVRQQFSDFVLVSGDADMIPGVQEATENGIRVHLYGFGWDSMSAALRHACDSTTILDPREDFTDAMQLQVLEGPLPPVVRSRPLGDAEPFEEPGMTTVPNGAIPSFLPPEPRQDQSPPIPAATTEPASAPPSDVEMCDVVEPTPVTPTAQAEYTPERDTPEEERSAVEQELSRETPKPGPKEFAEESSVAPTPASIPKPSMMAPRRKLRSRYVPLPEEVWTSAGFQTPFDVGQQYATWWYENAATIDQRDQAHLLSGGGLPPEIDRPLLQFACETLHEYTLSETQRVNLRDGFHSGIRGVLVSYRRES; from the coding sequence ATGCTTGAACGCACATTGGTCCTCGTTGACACCTCCTACCTGCTCGCGAGCTTCTACAACTCGTGGGAGACGGGTGCCCGCGCCCAATTAGAAATCGACCTCCCGGAGGTGGTTAATGTCCTCGACTCGATGGTCCAAAATCAACTCCGCCAACCCATCCATCGGCAGCTGTGGTACGACGGCATCCCCGACAATGGTCCACACCGCTACCAACGCGCGCTACGCACCTGCGACGGCGTGCAGCTGCGCGCGGGCCAACTCATCGAGTGGGGCGAGCGCCGCACTCAAAAGGCAGTGGATACCCGCCTCGTAGCGGACATGGTTGCCGCTGCGGTCCGCCAGCAGTTCTCGGACTTCGTGCTCGTTTCTGGCGATGCCGACATGATCCCCGGCGTCCAAGAAGCCACCGAAAACGGAATCCGCGTGCACCTGTACGGATTCGGCTGGGACTCCATGTCCGCCGCGCTGCGCCACGCCTGCGATTCCACCACTATCCTCGACCCGCGCGAGGATTTCACCGACGCCATGCAGTTGCAAGTGCTCGAGGGCCCGCTGCCGCCGGTCGTTCGCTCCCGGCCGCTTGGTGATGCCGAACCCTTCGAGGAACCCGGCATGACCACCGTCCCGAACGGGGCAATCCCCTCGTTTCTGCCCCCGGAACCTCGCCAGGACCAGTCGCCCCCCATCCCCGCTGCTACCACAGAACCAGCATCCGCCCCACCTTCAGATGTTGAAATGTGCGACGTCGTGGAGCCCACCCCGGTTACCCCAACCGCGCAGGCGGAATACACCCCGGAGCGTGACACTCCCGAAGAGGAGCGCTCCGCGGTAGAGCAGGAGCTCTCCCGGGAGACTCCGAAGCCTGGACCGAAGGAGTTCGCGGAGGAGTCCTCGGTTGCTCCCACTCCGGCTTCCATTCCCAAACCGTCCATGATGGCACCGCGCCGCAAGCTGCGTTCGCGCTACGTGCCGTTGCCGGAAGAGGTGTGGACATCCGCCGGTTTCCAGACCCCCTTCGACGTGGGCCAACAGTATGCGACCTGGTGGTATGAGAATGCCGCCACCATCGATCAGCGCGACCAAGCGCACTTGCTCTCCGGCGGTGGCCTTCCCCCCGAGATCGATCGGCCCCTGCTGCAATTCGCGTGCGAAACTCTGCACGAGTACACGCTCAGCGAGACCCAGCGCGTCAATCTCCGGGACGGCTTCCACTCGGGGATCCGCGGGGTGCTGGTGAGCTACCGCCGCGAGTCCTAG
- a CDS encoding PspA/IM30 family protein, whose translation MANPLSKGWKYLMASFDSKIDQNADPKVQIQQATEAAKQQHQQITEQAAAIIGNKKQLEMKLDRLIKSQAEHQEQARTAIMAADKAAADGDAVKAQEFGNTAEIFATQLVSVEQQLEETKALHEQATQAAAQAQQQQKESEMRLKEQLAQIDQLRAQADQAAMQEQTTRAMDTMSELRPNDNVPTLDAVRDKIERRYAEALGAQELAQHSVDDRMAEIATAGTDMKAAARLAEIRASLAGESAPEAIEAGETAEASEDEAVVVEEVGETEEKKD comes from the coding sequence GATCCAAAGGTCCAGATCCAGCAGGCCACCGAAGCCGCCAAGCAGCAGCACCAGCAGATCACCGAGCAGGCGGCCGCCATCATCGGTAATAAGAAGCAGCTGGAGATGAAACTCGACCGCCTGATTAAGTCCCAGGCGGAGCATCAGGAGCAGGCCCGCACCGCCATCATGGCCGCCGACAAGGCCGCCGCCGATGGGGATGCGGTAAAGGCCCAAGAGTTCGGCAACACTGCCGAGATCTTCGCCACTCAGCTCGTTTCCGTAGAGCAGCAGCTGGAGGAGACGAAGGCTCTGCACGAGCAGGCCACGCAAGCCGCCGCCCAGGCGCAACAGCAGCAAAAAGAGTCCGAGATGCGCCTCAAAGAGCAGCTGGCCCAAATCGATCAGCTGCGCGCCCAGGCCGATCAGGCTGCCATGCAGGAGCAGACCACGCGGGCAATGGACACCATGAGCGAGCTGCGTCCGAACGACAACGTGCCGACGCTGGACGCAGTGCGCGACAAGATCGAACGTCGATACGCAGAGGCTCTCGGCGCGCAGGAACTGGCCCAGCACTCCGTCGACGACCGCATGGCCGAAATTGCCACCGCCGGCACTGACATGAAGGCCGCGGCGCGCCTGGCGGAAATCCGCGCTTCCCTGGCGGGAGAGTCCGCGCCGGAAGCCATTGAAGCAGGCGAGACTGCTGAAGCGTCAGAGGACGAAGCCGTCGTGGTGGAAGAAGTGGGCGAAACCGAGGAGAAGAAGGACTAA